A DNA window from Pyrus communis chromosome 3, drPyrComm1.1, whole genome shotgun sequence contains the following coding sequences:
- the LOC137728682 gene encoding uncharacterized protein — MFWRMAGLSTASAVETILDKDHFTLEELLDEDEIIQECKALNGRLINFLRERAQVEQLIRYIVEEAPEDAENRRTFKFPFIACEIFTCEVDIILKTLVEDEELMNLLFSFLEPNNSHSTLLAGYFSKVVVCLLLRKAVPFLQYIQGHQDIVKKLVDLIGITSIMEVLIRLVGADEHMYSNYTDAMHWIQDTDVLEMIVDKFSSSDSPEVHANAAETLCAITRFAPPGLSSKISSPSFIGRLFRHALEDSRPKSVLVNSLSVCISLLDPRRLTLGTYHMYGRQMTHGSTVTTNPETVVGMLESLGDLLKLLDVSSVDNTLLTTYGKLQPPLGKHRLKVVEFISVLLTVGSEAAEKELIRLGAVQIILDLFFKYPYNNFVHHHIENIIVSCLESKNVPLVEHLLRECDLVGKVLQAEKNFTLATDSDKPTVPAEGRSPPRIGSIGHLTRISNKLIQLGNNNSEIQTLLQENSEWAEWQASVLSKRNAVENVYQWACGRPTALHDRNRDSDDDDYQDRDYDVAALANNLSQAFRYGINNNDVLDEGHGSLERDDEEVYFDDESAEVIISSLRLGDDQESGSLFTNSNWFAFEDDRAATDHSIDSLASPSPITAESNVVNGGGDDDVIVGEDDDLVDTATSSPEPGIKPEDSEVAVPNNSLELGPVETEKPPEWVEWRETSDSGEPSDALPNGGLQTKSADAAKCSSSSEPLMKDDKVVTEPQAESTVEGTSKPAELSESGNEKPSSESTTSDAAAADVGTKGSQEAAPGDKEKDKEGN; from the exons ATGTTTTGGCGTATGGCAGGGTTGTCCACGGCGTCTGCG GTGGAGACAATTTTGGACAAGGATCATTTCACGTTGGAAGAGCTACTTGATGAAGATGAAATTattcaagaatgcaaagctCTTAATGGCCGCCTAATCAATTT TTTGCGAGAAAGAGCCCAGGTTGAGCAACTCATCCGATACATTGTTGAAGAAGCTCCCGAGGATGCTGAAAATAGACGAACTTTCAA ATTTCCTTTTATTGCATGTGAGATTTTTACTTGTGAAGTTGATATCATACTCAAAACATTGGTAGAGGATGAGGAG TTGATGAACTTGTTGTTCTCCTTTTTGGAACCAAATAATTCTCACAGCACACTCTTGGCTGGGTACTTTAGCAAG GTTGTTGTTTGTCTGCTGTTGCGCAAGGCAGTTCCTTTCCTGCAGTATATTCAG GGTCATCAAGATATTGTCAAGAAGCTAGTTGACCTGATTGGAATTACATCTATTATGGAG GTTTTGATACGTCTGGTTGGTGCTGATGAACACATGTATTCTAACTATACGGATGCAATGCACTGGATACAAGATACAGATGTGCTAGAGATGATTGTGGACAAGTTCAGCTCTTCG GATTCTCCTGAAGTGCATGCTAATGCAGCGGAGACACTTTGTGCTATAACACGGTTTGCTCCGCCTGGACTTTCTTCTAAAATCTCCAGCCCAAG CTTTATAGGAAGATTGTTTCGGCATGCTTTGGAGGATTCACGGCCAAAATCTGTTCTTGTTAACTCATTGTCGGTTTGCATCTCTTTGTTAGACCCTAGGAGGCTAACCTTGGGAACGTATCATATGTATGGACGTCAGATGACTCATGGATCCACAGTTACCACTAATCCTGAGACTGTTGTGGGCATGCTGGAGAGCCTAG gTGATTTGCTGAAGCTGTTGGATGTTTCGTCGGTGGATAATACGCTGTTAACTACATATGGCAAGTTACAGCCGCCTCTTGGAAAACATCGATTAAAG GTTGTGGAGTTCATTTCAGTATTACTTACGGTTGGTAGTGAAGCTGCTGAGAAGGAATTGATTCGTCTTGGAGCTGTACAAATAATTTTAGACTTGTTTTTTAA GTACCCATATAACAACTTTGTACATCACCACATAGAGAACATAATTGTGTCGTGTTTGGAAAGCAAGAATGTTCCTCTTGTCGAACATCTTCTTCGTGAGTGTGACCTTGTTGGAAAAGTACTTCAAGCAGAAAAGAATTTTACATTGGCAACTGACTCGGACAAG CCAACTGTTCCTGCGGAGGGTAGATCCCCACCCAGAATTGGGAGCATCGGACATTTAACACGTATATCCAACAAACTCATTCAGCTAGGAAATAACAATAGCGAGATTCAGACGCTTCTGCag GAAAACAGTGAGTGGGCTGAGTGGCAGGCAAGTGTCCTGTCAAAACGTAACGCAGTCGAGAACGTCTATCAATGGGCCTGTGG GCGGCCAACTGCGTTACATGATCGAAATAGGGATAGTGATGATGATGACTATCAAGATAGAGATTACGATGTTGCAGCCCTTGCAAATAACTTAAGCCAGGCTTTCCGATATGGAATTAACAACAATGATGTGTTAGATGAG GGCCATGGCTCACTTGAACGAGATGATGAG GAAGTTTACTTTGATGATGAATCTGCTGAAGTCATCATATCTTCATTGCGTTTGGGAGATGACCAGGAAAG TGGTTCTCTGTTTACAAATTCCAACTGGTTTGCTTTCGAGGATGACAGGGCTGCCACTGATCACTCAATTGACTCTCTTGCTTCTCCGTCACCTATTACGGCGGAGTCTAATGTTGTCAATGGTGGCGGGGATGATGATGTCATTGTTGGTGAAGATGATGACTTAGTTGACACCGCAACATCTTCTCCGGAACCAGGAATAAAACCAGAAGATTCGGAAGTTGCCGTCCCAAACAATTCGTTAGAATTGGGGCCCGTTGAAACTGAAAAACCACCTGAGTGGGTTGAATGGAGGGAGACTTCAGACTCTGGGGAACCCTCTGATGCCCTACCAAATGGTGGGCTTCAAACGAAATCTGCGGATGCAGCTAAATGTTCATCATCTTCTGAGCCATTGATGAAAGATGATAAAGTTGTTACCGAGCCTCAAGCTGAATCAACAGTTGAGGGAACTTCAAAGCCGGCTGAACTGTCAGAATCAGGCAATGAGAAGCCAAGTTCTGAGTCAACCACTTCTGATGCTGCAGCTGCCGATGTGGGAACAAAAGGCAGTCAAGAAGCAGCTCCGGGTGATAAAGAGAAAGATAAGGAAGGGAACTAG
- the LOC137729187 gene encoding 30-kDa cleavage and polyadenylation specificity factor 30-like, with amino-acid sequence MEDSDGGLNFDFEGGLDAPATVSASAGPANTVPTSNYSVVQSDSAVTGPGANQAAAAPQPNQNANRTGGRSYRQTVCRHWLRSLCMKGDACGFLHQYDKSRMPVCRFFRLYGECREQDCVYKHTNEDIKECNMYKLGFCPNGPDCRYRHAKLPGPPPPVEEVLQKIQHLTSYNYNNSNKFYQQRNAGFPPQGDKYQPAQGPNNFVGKPTTAESGNVQQQQQQPQQLQQTQQHVGPAVAQTQNLPNGLANQANRSALPLPQGTSRYFIVKSCNRENLELSVQQGLWATQRSNESKLNEAFDSAENVILIFSVNRTRHFQGCAKMMSRIGGSVGGGNWKYAHGTAHYGRNFSVKWLKLCELSFHKTRHLRNPYNENLPVKISRDCQELELSVGEQLASLLYLEPDSELMEISIAAESKREEEKAKGVNPENGGENPDIVPFEDNEEEEEEESEDEEDSFGQVPGAGNDGRGRGRGGVMWPPHMALPRGGRPMPGMQGFPPGMMGPDAMPYGPDGFVMPNPFGMGPRGFNPYGPRFSGDFTGPNPGMMFRGRPQQPGFPPGGFGIMGPGRAPFMGGIHPGRGGRPAGMSPMFPPPPPPSSQNPNRMPKRDPRGASTDRKGQDMSGPAGGPDDETQYGAGNNSRHDDSESEDEAPRRSRHGDGRKKRRDSEGDATSEH; translated from the exons ATGGAGGACTCAGACGGAGGCCTCAACTTCGACTTCGAGGGAGGCCTCGATGCACCCGCCACCGTCTCGGCCTCCGCGGGCCCCGCCAATACGGTCCCAACTTCGAATTATTCCGTGGTGCAATCCGACTCGGCCGTTACCGGGCCGGGTGCCAATCAGGCCGCTGCGGCGCCGCAGCCCAATCAGAATGCGAACCGGACAGGTGGGCGGAGCTACCGCCAAACGGTGTGTCGTCACTGGCTGCGCAGCCTTTGTATGAAGGGCGATGCCTGTGGGTTCCTCCACCAATACGACAAGTCGCGCATGCCCGTGTGCCGCTTCTTCCGGTTGTACGGCGAGTGCCGCGAGCAGGACTGCGTGTACAAGCACACTAACGAGGACATCAAAGAGTGTAATAT GTACAAGTTGGGTTTTTGTCCAAATGGTCCTGATTGCCGGTATAGACACGCAAAGCTGCCTGGACCTCCACCTCCAGTGGAAGAAGTCCTTCAGAAGATCCAGCATTTGACTTCTTACAATTACAACAACTCAAATAAGTTCTATCAACAAAGGAATGCTGGTTTTCCCCCACAAGGAGATAAGTATCAGCCTGCACAAGGACCCAACAATTTTGTGGGAAAACCTACTACAGCAGAGTCTGGGAATGtccagcagcagcaacagcaacCGCAACAGCTTCAACAAACCCAACAACATGTTGGCCCCGCAGTCGCACAGACACAAAATCTTCCCAATGGCTTAGCTAATCAGGCAAATAGAAGCGCGTTGCCTTTGCCTCAAGGAACATCTAG GTATTTTATTGTTAAAAGTTGCAACCGAGAAAATTTGGAATTATCTGTACAACAAGGATTATGGGCAACTCAGAGGAGCAACGAGTCCAAACTTAATGAAGCTTTTGACTCTGCTGAAAAtgtgattttaattttctcagtCAACCGGACTCGACATTTCCAG GGTTGTGCAAAGATGATGTCCAGAATTGGTGGGTCTGTTGGTGGAGGGAATTGGAAATATGCACACGGAACCGCGCATTATGGGCGAAATTTCTCTGTCAAATGGTTAAAG CTATGTGAACTGTCCTTTCACAAAACTCGTCATTTGAGGAACCCCTACAATGAGAACCTACCAGTGAAG ATAAGTAGAGATTGTCAAGAGCTAGAGCTCTCCGTTGGTGAGCAGTTGGCGTCCTTGCTTTATCTTGAGCCAGATAGTGAACTTATG GAAATTTCGATTGCGGCAGAATCAAAACGCGAAGAAGAAAAAGCAAAGGGAGTCAATCCAGAGAATGGTGGTGAGAATCCAGACATTGTCCCATTTGAggacaatgaagaggaggaagaagaagaaagtgaagatGAGGAAGATAGCTTCGGTCAAGTTCCTGGAGCAGGAAATGATGGCAGAGGAAGGGGCAGAGGAGGAGTCATGTGGCCTCCTCACATGGCTCTACCAAGGGGTGGCAGACCTATGCCCGGGATGCAGGGTTTTCCCCCAGGAATGATGGGTCCTGATGCAATGCCCTATGGACCTGACGGATTTGTAATGCCAAATCCGTTTGGTATGGGGCCTCGGGGTTTCAATCCGTATGGTCCCAGGTTTTCAGGTGATTTTACAGGGCCCAACCCTGGCATGATGTTTCGTGGGAGACCACAACAACCTGGATTTCCACCTGGTGGGTTTGGGATCATGGGTCCTGGACGTGCACCATTTATGGGAGGGATACATCCAGGCCGAGGTGGTCGGCCAGCAGGTATGTCTCCAATGTTTCCACCACCCCCACCACCATCATCTCAAAACCCTAACCGGATGCCGAAGAGAGATCCAAGGGGAGCTTCCACTGATCGGAAGGGACAAGATATGTCAGGTCCGGCTGGTGGACCAGATGATGAGACACAGTATGGCGCTGGAAACAACTCTAGACATGATGATAGCGAAAGTGAGGATGAGGCCCCGAGGCGGTCGAGGCATGGAGATGGAAGGAAGAAACGGCGAGACTCGGAAGGAGATGCGACCTCCGAGCACTAG
- the LOC137727900 gene encoding U3 snoRNP-associated protein-like YAO, with amino-acid sequence MKNKKRGGGSAPKGPKKGKAFSLDEDPFFGTESKKRRKVERDEIESESDDDYGAVGSDGEGGGEEADEEEDAIVETADEKRNRLAHEFLENTRELLRRAKEDDEDDDSGEEGVKEGEMDSLVGKMLQQQQLEDSGRARRAIASRVKKPESTDEFRILVKHRQTVTAVVLAENDLRGFSASKDGTILHWDVESGKSEKYLWPSDEVLKSHGVKDPQGRAKKHSKHVLALAVSSDGRYLASGGLDRHVHLWDTRTREHILAFPGHRGPVSCLTFRQGSSELFSGSYDRTVKIWNVEDRAYINTLFGHQGEVLSLDCLRKERVLTVGHDRSMQLFKVPEESRLVFRAPASSLECCCFISNDEFLSGSDDGSVELWNMVRKKPVCIVKNAHPLLAAHKEVEQKDGDRIPNGHIENGNHTSESFDCSSTNSWISSVTVCRGSDLAASGAGNGSVRLWAIESESRVLQPLHNIPLVGFVNSLAFAKSGRFLVAGVGKEPRLGRWGHNPAARNGIAIHSIKLSSEDTNTL; translated from the exons atgaagaacaagaagagagGCGGCGGCTCAGCTCCCAAAGGACCCAAAAAGGGCAAGGCTTTCTCTCTCGACGAAGATCCCTTCTTCGGCACCGAATCCAAGAAGCGCCGGAAAGTCGAGCGCGATGAGATTGAGAGCGAATCCGACGACGACTACGGGGCCGTCGGGTCGGACGGCGAGGGCGGCGGAGAGGAAGCCGACGAGGAGGAGGATGCTATAGTGGAAACGGCAGACGAGAAGAGGAATAGGCTGGCTCATGAGTTCTTGGAGAACACTCGGGAGCTGCTGAGGAGGGCCAAGGAggatgatgaggatgatgatagCGGTGAAGAGGGTGTGAAGGAAGGCGAGATGGACTCGCTTGTTGGGAAGAtgttgcagcagcagcagctcgaGGACAGCGGCCGAGCTCGCCGTGCCATTGCTTCTAG GGTTAAAAAGCCAGAATCTACTGATGAATTTCGGATATTAGTGAAGCATCGACAAACTGTTACTGCTGTGGTTCTTGCCGAGAATGACCTCAGGGGCTTTTCAGCTTCTAAGGATGGCACTATTCTACATTGGGATGTAGAGAGTGGGAAAAGTGAAAAGTATCTATGGCCTAGTGATGAAGTACTTAAGTCCCATGGGGTCAAGGATCCACAAGGTCGAGCTAAAAAGCATAGTAAACACGTGTTAGCACTAGCAGTTAGCTCTGATGGTCGGTATTTGGCAAGTGGGGGCTTAGATCGCCATGTTCATTTGTGGGATACTCGTACACGAGAGCATATTCTG GCTTTTCCAGGTCACAGGGGCCCCGTTTCATGTTTAACTTTCAGGCAAGGGTCTTCAGAACTTTTTTCTGGTTCATATGATCGAACAGTTAAGATATGGAATGTAGAAGATAGAGCTTACATAAACACATTATTTGGTCATCAAGGGGAAGTATTAAGTCTTGATTGCCTACGGAAAGAAAGGGTATTGACTGTTGGACATGATCGAAGCATGCAGTTATTTAAG GTCCCAGAGGAGTCACGTTTAGTATTCCGTGCCCCTGCATCTTCATTGGAATGTTGTTGTTTTATTAGCAATGACGAATTCTTATCTGGCTCTGATGATGGAAGTGTTGAGCTTTGGAACATGGTGCGGAAGAAGCCTGTTTGCATAGTTAAGAATGCTCATCCTTTATTGGCTGCACACAAAGAAGTCGAACAAAAGGATGGTGATAGAATCCCAAATGGTCACATAG AAAATGGTAACCACACTTCTGAAAGCTTTGATTGTTCATCAACCAATTCTTGGATCAGTTCAGTCACTGTTTGTAGAGGCAGTGACCTCGCTGCATCAGGAGCTGGTAATGGCTCTGTTCGATTATGGGCTATTGAAAGTGAGAGCAGAGTGCTTCAGCCGTTACACAACATCCCATTG GTTGGATTTGTGAATTCTTTAGCTTTTGCAAAATCTGGACGGTTTCTGGTTGCAGGAGTTGGGAAG GAACCTCGTCTAGGAAGGTGGGGACATAACCCAGCTGCTCGTAACGGAATCGCAATCCATTCCATTAAGCTTTCATCAGAAGATACAAACACTCTCTAA
- the LOC137727901 gene encoding accelerated cell death 11-like codes for MADERPLRKIAEAFKELEAAVNSPAADVEVAPFSHACSLVSPLFGCLGIAFKFAEIDYVAKVHDLSEASDSISTLQVLLDRDIEADCVRKAGSHSRNLLRVKRGIDMVRVLFEQIIVTKGNSLKDPASKAYAQVFAPHHGWVIRKAVAAGMYALPTREQLMNKLNEDENSAKVQMQSYIAASAPLSLYIDKLFHSRKLGVDW; via the exons ATGGCGGACGAGAGGCCGCTGAGGAAGATAGCGGAGGCATTCAAAGAGCTTGAGGCAGCCGTAAACTCCCCAGCGGCGGACGTCGAGGTGGCTCCGTTCTCTCATGCGTGCTCGCTCGTTTCGCCTCTGTTCGGCTGCTTGGGAATCGCCTTCAAATTCGCCGAGATCGACTACGTCGCCAAG GTCCATGATCTATCGGAGGCGTCGGATTCAATCTCGACGTTGCAGGTTCTGCTCGATCGCGATATCGAAGCGGATTGCGTGAGAAAGGCCGGTAGTCACTCGAGGAATTTGTTGAGAGTGAAGCGTGGGATTGACATGGTTAGAGTGCTCTTCGAGCAAATTATAGTCACCAA GGGAAATTCGCTGAAGGATCCAGCTTCCAAGGCTTACGCACAGGTGTTTGCTCCCCACCATGGATGGGTCATCAGGAAAGCTGTTGCTGCAGGGATGTATGCGCTTCCTACTAGGGAACAACTAATGAACAAACTCAATGAAGACG AGAACTCGGCAAAAGTTCAAATGCAGAGTTATATTGCTGCATCTGCACCTCTAAGTCTGTACATCGACAAACTCTTCCATTCGCGGAAATTGGGCGTAGATTGGTAG